One Electrophorus electricus isolate fEleEle1 chromosome 13, fEleEle1.pri, whole genome shotgun sequence DNA segment encodes these proteins:
- the rp1l1a gene encoding uncharacterized protein rp1l1a gives MQEAGSSSTSSLFRNDPQCPASIISGVTTSCPVKRITFFRSGDAQFNGVRMAIHTRNFKCFDALLDDLSQKVPLPFGVRTITTPRGTHAIRRLEQLKDGGCYICSDRRYVKPVNVEAAGRRPTIWLKSDTHNSWKKPTRPEEPPVAHSGLQYHWHPKRIILVRNTDPAMRRSITLSRRMAQSLRMFMDDVSKVMQCQVRKLYTLDGRKIDSIQSLMRCPSVLVCVGKESFNFLLPETLEMPAKDKMPGMSTQSRFSDCSEGQKSKRNVNFGLETKKSIIHPRSDSSNKSTRFSLSSGKSYQSGLCAIPGQSACVSTCPYTKEGILNDDTEKGILVNKDGSLSVEMKVRFRLVNDETLHWSTKIKKSAAPLNKTSPVKEGDPHNLQDKLEYSDLESSSACEVDDGEEEFIPKRHQKHLDESCCQNCNNHCQEYDIWKSPMDNGGGKSSSCSGSACKIKHKKALVNSVHTLSRSSEEYIQHVVHNASCFQQTVDERERCVQYCSVSRSCSRSEVSTAATKLKSQRTTEDTYKSDVGYKCRCDADREPNTADFHDSFYDPDSFEFTNVTKYYPNSAVSNSSKVFESLKEGRCDDNLTPSESRTCEWLQNENLGQCVHYKISQASENVCLSPRPPSNASSCSVHTSNHKKYRNVHPLREMPHQWKDCAGTYSTESARCTVSKVSSQSQSCHCGATSPRLMISGMHISFRESAQVVMCRGNNVCNEPRTSTNYPRAAVLDVCGAEEVQSEETECDNRFMSTLSANTGVFSGQSTKSTVYPCCSGCKNANAAESRLPEHAQHTQAQKTKDVEVMLLGGRSPKSHRSGAFVNHTHCVPQRASLVLDIPENGAQNNVAKPPGIQGHGESVLSVLSKQCNNSNQIASGRSSEAESMCSENDDMTNVEEKPKRARSVTSNASAKSSTKCILPDGVSTSRQVIQKPDEVIQNERAVSLLSDKSNGSARSRSLCKSHHSNTEWTIKTECNNLVDLSKTSTKMITSQDVELKRTHRPVFAANNTQSANIFQELRMDGAMSTKSNFSSKSAKSQKAIKPSPTAPDKTYNKVPVVTKREGVASVLLDSSKISRTSNTLSKNRTQHNVTQGELSETENVAAQVSECESKGRVLKTPCPERSYRSHKLNNNIPDTLSKNCDGCVQTMENDPLEYKSAKSPTQCLHDKLGELLRLTSTASISLGLDEVCKCENLSEESISSMSQNLEEVKCLSEILIPKSAVSDHSPSSSEKAKTSSSMSCALSEKLKKSFLQDHCKNPKHAFSLTSAAKNRSVLSTKSKAENTAGCQLYDSRHTMLSGRSGSSDVSCSSSSCRASKPSENNSFVKGSKDATQAVVGSQNGDKGETDIASAILERFSKCNKNKTASGKATATSMARSKDQCAKKIKNCSYLEINVSKRKSACNIDSRSFQSLAISKGDKRVYKKGGQTSRTNAVTMTDVSQNSKVANRNMMPTTPLGSSSDSVLSHTPSATDLLGEKSCNSIPDNRASNRSCKKCTFEKVRNVHKYKKSSTYKKREKSLSSQNKNKDQGLELMPSDLPNASPVEVVNDWLRKIPVDHPMFEMGVEFNVQHNKAAPVNAEKSLQKEIGGISENVMKMKEFQEIGWPSRKVTVKQDISVMRDETLPCNETSQMVAVNTNSSAPEKLTKRATLPKCCQSSVQVMKVLISPKLDRCNSLPEISPTYGKKLSTSAKELLDCLINHQLIDSKNYKDDKYNEILSIFQSLWIFGPSESEQDKCRIKDNSLVDDEYNPRSSSGIDESSGFLGSGRVGVFSGVQKSDTVQSRITPIAEQEPSLVIHENTVGKEVVHDSTRPGNTDGLYASSQPVTPDIARRMQSSPEEEKMDGEQQDNKGLHGEEVIQRESQKERNEMATTFCKKCCRNYRNTLNTAVDKGTAQPGDTNSGTFPFIRRGALTKRVSQDPDLVWVLRLLKKLEKQFMSHYENAVEEFKVKWDLNASGMLDTIIGDLKEEVHKRIRSSINRELPKIHSRAGRTTKPPISSLYRDFTTETDERRRRLKVLRNKSINPSLSRNEEINSVSGTEFRDQRNEDEYCPCDTCMRKKTASRGVQQTEAQSIAPVMMDFDLRKILQNKKVLSVSWPTDSMQKYPKKAVMCFQVQEKNLEVVDEEAEVQHDMRRQSDDLGKAKKEEKAAAVQTKENLEEEAVVASENWSADVGVNDDEGKAVEEKHLGDGKGNGEEYSTGQAGGEGREEVEIKTGRGKPEEGKAEVDNGTNDQGKGSKNKEAASDADEVAEREAKQTETVTQ, from the exons CTAGAGGCACCCATGCCATCCGACGCTTGGAGCAGCTCAAGGATGGAGGCTGTTACATTTGTTCTGACCGCCGCTATGTTAAGCCAGTGAATGTGGAGGCAGCTGGGAGACGGCCCACCATATGGCTCAAGAGCGATACACACAACAGCTGGAAGAAGCCCACCCGACCTGAGGAGCCCCCTGTGGCACATTCTGGACTGCAGTACCACTGGCACCCAAAGAGGATCATACTGGTGAGGAACACGGACCCTGCAATGAGAAGGTCAATCACCTTAAGCAGGAGGATGGCCCAAAGCCTCCGCATGTTCATGGACGATGTTTCCAAGGTCATGCAGTGCCAAGTCAGAAAGCTGTACACGCTGGATGGACGGAAG ATTGACAGTATTCAAAGTCTGATGCGGTGCCCCAgcgtgctggtgtgtgtgggcaagGAGTCCTTCAATTTTCTGCTGCCTGAGACCCTGGAGATGCCTGCCAAGGACAAAATGCCTGGGATGAGCACACAGTCTCGCTTCAGTGACTGTAGTGAGGGCcagaagagcaagagaaatG TGAATTTTGGGCTTGAGACCAAGAAAAGCATCATTCATCCAAGATCAGATTCTAGTAATAAATCCACAAGGTTCTCACTCTCCTCTGGAAAATCTTACCAAAGTGGATTATGTGCAATCCCAGGGCAATCTGCTTGTGTCAGCACTTGCCCCTACACAAAGGAAGGCATACTGAATGATGATACTGAAAAAGGAATACTTGTTAACAAAGATGGTAGCCTGTCTGTGGAAATGAAAGTTCGCTTCCGGCTAGTCAATGACGAAACCCTTCATTGGTCCACCAAAATCAAGAAATCAGCAGCACCACTGAATAAAACTAGCCCTGTGAAGGAGGGAGATCCTCATAATCTTCAAGACAAACTTGAATACTCTGATCTAGAGTCGAGCTCAGCATGTGAGGTTGATGATGGTGAGGAGGAATTCATTCCAAAGCGCCATCAAAAGCACCTAGATGAATCTTGCTGTCAAAACTGCAACAACCACTGCCAGGAGTATGATATTTGGAAAAGCCCCATGGACAATGGAGGAGGGAAGTCATCTAGCTGTAGTGGCTCAGCCTGCAAAATCAAGCACAAAAAAGCATTGGTGAatagtgtacacacactctccaggTCCAGCGAAGAGTATATTCAGCATGTTGTACATAATGCATCATGCTTTCAACAGACTGTTGATGAAAGGGAAAGGTGTGTTCAGTATTGTTCAGTAAGTCGCTCTTGTAGCCGGAGTGAGGTATCAACTGCTGCtacaaaattaaaaagtcaAAGAACTACTGAGGACACATATAAGAGTGATGTTGGATATAAATGTCGCTGTGATGCTGACAGAGAACCAAATACTGCAGATTTTCATGACTCATTCTATGATCCTGATAGTTTTGAATTCACAAACGTAACAAAATATTACCCCAATTCTGCAGTCAGCAATTCATCCAAAGTATTTGAGTCACTCAAAGAGGGTAGGTGTGATGATAACCTTACACCAAGTGAATCGAGAACCTGTGAATGGCTTCAGAATGAGAACCTTGGACAGTGTGTACACTACAAAATCAGTCAGGCTTCAGAAAACGTATGTTTATCCCCCCGGCCACCCAGCAATGCCTCAAGCTGCTCTGTTCATACCTCAAATCACAAAAAGTACAGAAATGTGCATCCATTACGAGAAATGCCACACCAGTGGAAGGATTGTGCAGGCACTTATAGTACAGAGAGTGCCAGATGTACAGTTTCCAAAGTGTCCTCACAATCTCAGTCTTGTCACTGTGGAGCGACATCGCCAAGGTTAATGATATCTGGAATGCACATTAGTTTTCGAGAAAGTGCTCAGGTTGTAATGTGTAGGGGCAACAATGTATGTAATGAACCTAGAACTAGCACAAACTACCCTAGGGCAGcagtattagatgtatgtggtGCTGAGGAGGTACAATCAGAGGAAACAGAGTGTGACAATAGATTCATGAGTACCCTGTCAGCAAACACAGGTGTTTTCTCAGGACAATCTACAAAGTCCACTGTATATCCATGTTGCAGTGgatgtaaaaatgcaaatgctgCTGAATCAAGACTACCTGAACAtgctcagcacacacaggctcagaAAACTAAAGATGTTGAGGTTATGTTACTTGGTGGCAGGTCACCTAAGTCACACAGATCTGGAGCATTTGTAAACCATACACATTGTGTACCACAAAGAGCTTCTCTTGTTTTAGATATACCTGAGAATGGTGCACAAAATAATGTTGCAAAGCCACCAGGCATACAGGGTCACGGTGAAAGTGTACTGTCTGTTTTGTCAAAACAATGCAACAACTCAAATCAGATCGCAAGTGGCAGATCATCTGAGGCAGAATCCATGTGTTCTGAAAATGATGACATGACAAATGTTGAAGAAAAACCTAAACGTGCTAGGTCAGTGACATCAAACGCATCTGCAAAGTCAAGCACAAAGTGTATTTTACCAGATGGAGTATCAACATCAAGACAAGTAATTCAAAAACCTGATGAAGTTATCCAAAATGAGAGAGCAGTCAGTTTGTTGTCAGACAAATCAAATGGATCAGCTAGGTCCAGATCATTATGCAAGTCACACCATTCAAATACTGAATGGACAATAAAGACAGAATGTAATAACTTAGTAGATTTAAGCAAAACTTCAACTAAGATGATTACATCTCAAGATGTTGAATTAAAAAGAACACATAGACCTGTTTTTGCAGCTAATAATACACAAAGTGCAAATATCTTTCAAGAGCTGAGAATGGATGGTGCCATGTCAACCAAATCAAATTTCTCCTCCAAATCTGCCAAATCTCAGAAAGCTATCAAACCATCACCTACGGCACCAGACAAGACGTACAATAAAGTGCCTGTGGTAACCAAACGGGAAGGAGTAGCTAGTGTATTATTGGATAGCTCCAAAATATCCAGAACATCAAACACATTGTCGAAGAACAGGACACAGCACAATGTAACACAAGGAGAATTaagtgaaacagaaaatgttgctGCCCAAGTTTCTGAATGTGAGTCTAAAGGAAGAGTACTCAAAACACCCTGTCCTGAGAGATCTTACAGATCTCACAAACTGAACAACAACATTCCTGACACTCTGTCTAAGAACTGTGATGGATGTGTCCAGACAATGGAAAATGATCCCTTAGAGTACAAATCTGCAAAATCTCCAACTCAATGCCTACATGATAAGTTAGGTGAACTCTTAAGACTAACATCCACAGCATCTATCTCTCTTGGCCTTGATGAGGTATGCAAATGTGAAAACCTAAGTGAAGAGTCCATTAGCAGCATGTCACAAAATTTAGAGGAGGTAAAGTGTCTATCAGAGATACTGATACCTAAATCTGCTGTATCAGATCATTCCCCCAGCAGTTCAGAGAAGGCCAAAACATCCAGCTCTATGAGCTGTGCCCTCTCAGAGAAATTAAAAAAGTCTTTTTTGCAAGACCACTGCAAGAATCCTAAACATGCTTTTTCACTTACTTCAGCAGCTAAAAACAGAAGTGTCCTATCAACAAAATCAAAGGCAGAAAACACAGCAGGCTGCCAGTTATATGATAGCAGACATACTATGCTGTCTGGTCGGTCAGGTTCGTCGGATGTTTCATGCAGTAGCTCATCCTGCAGAGCCTCAAAGCCAAGTGAAAACAATTCATTTGTAAAAGGCAGCAAAGATGCTACTCAAGCGGTTGTTGGCAGCCAAAATGGTGATAAGGGTGAAACAGATATAGCTTCAGCCATATTGGAAAGGTtctcaaaatgtaataaaaataaaactgcctCTGGAAAAGCTACAGCCACAAGCATGGCTAGGTCTAAGGATCAATGTGCTAAAAAAATCAAGAACTGTTCCTACCTGGAAATAAATGTATCCAAGAGAAAATCTGCTTGTAACATTGACAGCCGCAGTTTCCAGTCTCTTGCAATCTCCAAAGGAGACAAAAGAGTTTACAAGAAAGGAGGACAAACATCCAGGACAAATGCAGTGACCATGACTGATGTATCACAAAATAGTAAAGTAGCAAACAGAAATATGATGCCAACAACACCTCTTGGTTCCTCAAGTGACAGTGTTTTATCTCACACTCCATCTGCAACAGATCTGTTAGGGGAGAAGTCTTGCAATTCAATACCAGACAACAGAGCATCAAATAGATCATGCAAAAAATGCACCTTTGAAAAGGTGAGGAACGTTCATAAATACAAAAAGAGCAGCACAtataaaaagagggaaaaaagccTCTCATCACAGAACAAGAATAAGGATCAGGGTTTAGAACTGATGCCATCTGATTTACCTAATGCATCTCCTGTAGAGGTTGTAAATGACTGGCTTAGAAAAATACCAGTTGATCACCCTATGTTTGAAATGGGGGTTGAATTTAATGTGCAGCACAATAAAGCAGCACCTGTTAATGCAGAGAAGAGTTTGCAAAAAGAAATAGGAGGAATatctgaaaatgtaatgaaaatgaaagaatttcAAGAAATAGGGTGGCCTTCACGGAAAGTCACTGTCAAGCAGGACATCAGTGTCATGCGTGATGAAACACTGCCATGTAATGAGACATCTCAAATGGTTGCAGTCAACACTAATTCCAGTGCTCCTGAAAAATTAACCAAGAGAGCGACTTTACCTAAATGCTGTCAATCCTCAGTACAGGTCATGAAGGTTCTGATAAGTCCAAAACTGGACCGATGCAATAGTCTGCCTGAAATTTCACCCACATATGGCAAAAAATTAAGCACATCGGCCAAAGAACTACTAGACTGCCTTATTAATCATCAGTTAATTGACTCAAAAAATTACAAAGAtgacaaatataatgaaatattaagtaTTTTCCAGTCACTATGGATTTTTGGACCCTCTGAAAGTGAGCAAGACAAGTGTAGAATAAAAGATAATAGCTTAGTAGATGATGAATATAACCCAAGGTCTTCATCAGGGATAGATGAAAGCAGTGGCTTTTTAGGGTCTGGAAGAGTTGGTGTATTTAGTGGGGTTCAGAAATCAGATACAGTCCAAAGTCGAATAACACCCATTGCTGAACAGGAGCCTTCACTGGTGATTCATGAAAACACGGTTGGTAAGGAGGTTGTACATGACTCTACTAGACCAGGAAACACAGATGGTTTATATGCCTCTTCACAACCTGTAACTCCAGACATTGCTAGGAGAATGCAGAGCAGTccagaagaggaaaaaatggaTGGGGAACAGCAAGACAATAAGGGCCTTCATGGAGAGGAGGTGATTCAAAGAGAaagtcagaaagaaagaaatgaaatggctACAACATTCTGTAAGAAGTGCTGCAGAAATTACAGGAATACCCTGAATACAGCAGTTGATAAAGGAACAGCTCAACCAGGAGATACTAATTCAGGAACATTCCCATTCATTCGGAGAGGTGCTTTAACAAAAAGAGTTTCACAAGATCCAGACTTAGTTTGGGTTTTGCGCTTGTTAAAGAAACTAGAAAAGCAATTCATGTCTCACTATGAAAATGCAGTGGAAGAGTTCAAAGTAAAGTGGGATTTAAATGCCAGTGGGATGCTAGATACAATAATTGGGGACCTAAAAGAAGAGGTTCATAAAAGAATACGGTCTAGTATAAATCGAGAGCTTCCGAAAATTCATAGTCGAGCAGGCAGGACAACAAAACCACCAATAAGTAGTCTGTATAGGGACTTTACTACTGAGACTGACGAACGGCGAAGACGGCTTAAAGTGCTGAGGAACAAATCGATCAATCCTTCCTTGTCAAGAAATGAGGAGATAAATTCTGTCTCTGGTACTGAGTTCAGGGACCAGCGCAACGAGGATGAGTACTGTCCATGTGACACATGTATGAGAAAGAAGACTGCATCTAGAGGGGTCCAACAAACTGAAGCTCAAAGCATAGCTCCAGTCATGATGGATTTTGATCTTAGAAAAATTCTGCAAAACAAGAAAGTCCTTTCTGTTAGTTGGCCTACAGATTCAATGCAAAAATATCCAAAAAAGGCTGTAATGTGCTTCCAAGTCCAAGAGAAGAATTTAGAAGTGGTTGATGAGGAGGCAGAAGTACAGCATGATATGAGAAGGCAGTCAGATGACTTGGGTAAAGCCAAGAAGGAGGAGAAAGCTGCTGCTGTTCAGACCAAAGAAAACTTAGAAGAGGAAGCAGTTGTGGCTTCTGAGAATTGGAGTGCAGATGTAGGGGTAAATGATGATGAAGGAAAAGCAGTAGAAGAAAAACACCTTGGTGATGGGAAGGGGAATGGAGAGGAGTACTCCACAGGGCAAGCAGGAGGGGAGGGAAGGGAGGAGGTGGAAATTAAAACAGGGAGAGGGAAACCTGAAGAGGGAAAGGCTGAGGTGGATAATGGCACAAATGACCAGGGGAAAGGATCAAAGAACAAAGAGGCTGCTTCAGATGCTGATgaagtggcagagagagaagccaaacaaacagaaacagtaaCACAATGA